Proteins encoded within one genomic window of Pristis pectinata isolate sPriPec2 chromosome 5, sPriPec2.1.pri, whole genome shotgun sequence:
- the smim13 gene encoding small integral membrane protein 13, with product MLQSIGLTLLVLVATLLCVLLFMLFGWYVVWQLFLSKFKFLRELVGDTSSLQGDSEPSENVSIGELPPTPPGHRPKSARLRRPPTEGTT from the exons ATGTTACAGAGCATTGGTCTGACCCTGCTGGTCTTGGTCGCCACTCTCCTCTGTGTCCTGCTCTTCATGCTGTTCG GTTGGTATGTGGTATGGCAGCTATTCTTGTCCAAGTTCAAATTCCTTCGTGAACTCGTAGGTGATACCAGCTCACTCCAGGGAGACAGTGAGCCATCGGAGAATGTAAGCATAGGAGAATTGCCACCTACACCTCCAGGGCATAGACCTAAATCAGCACGTCTACGGAGGCCACCAACTGAAGGCACCACATAG